From one Streptomyces sp. ICC1 genomic stretch:
- a CDS encoding XRE family transcriptional regulator yields MEQRSAKDDPQEELAARLRLLQELSGLGVRALARDAGLSSSSLSRYLGGQTVPPWPAVIALCRLVKRDPRPLRPLWERTSNPLPAPPKASRQVQPRPRNDLPRDAPDFTGRADRLAAVLAALEGHRVVAVDGMAGVGKTCLAVHAAHGLAADYPDAQLYVDLHGFTEGREPLDPDSALRMLLGALDVPSERVPQEGLEQLAACWRSELAGRRAVVVLDNVADADQVRPLLPGAGPSVVLITSRNRLVGLDEVPPVSLDVLSPEESAQLLARASGDAGGPGGRLAREPESAAEVLRLCGHLPLALRLAAARLRHRPGWTVGILVERLAQGASEFDTAFAMSVRQLDRAHARLFRMLGLLPGGSFDEYLAAALADVPVRAAREMLEDLVDAHLVQQPTADRYRLHDLVHQHARQACAEQDPPAERERALGRFLDYYVHAAAAADAAMPVLSPGREPSAGRPPAELPPFADRHAALAWFVAEYENLIAVFETADAVGADVHVCELPRFLRAYFARRCGTTHLNHLFERSLAAAQRLDEPLRLADAYSDLGFARYNAGRMAEAGAAYEAAGLRASQAGDTRAQAELAVRRGYLRWEEGSAEEPLELFALAGTLYEAAGSPAGAAHAAAAEAWALLQLGHREQAARRAREVLEVPHADPAWPPRLTALITLGTAIAGEAPQEAAEHLHRALELAREDGHMNNEAWCLNCQGVALRRMGRYEEALTSHREAFALLDALFEEHWKIRFLNGYAETCRLAGLPEEALRLHRQALELAPRLGYRHEEVLAHEGIAVVLDGSDPASAAEHRAAGRAVLRELAPEAR; encoded by the coding sequence GTGGAACAGCGGTCGGCCAAGGATGATCCGCAGGAAGAGCTGGCCGCCCGGCTGCGCCTGCTCCAGGAGCTGTCGGGGCTCGGCGTGCGGGCCCTCGCCAGGGACGCCGGCCTCAGCTCCTCGTCGCTGTCGCGCTACCTCGGCGGCCAGACCGTGCCGCCCTGGCCCGCGGTGATCGCGCTGTGCCGCCTCGTCAAACGGGACCCCCGCCCGCTGCGCCCCCTGTGGGAACGCACCTCCAACCCGCTGCCGGCGCCCCCGAAGGCCAGTCGCCAGGTCCAGCCGCGGCCCCGCAACGACCTGCCGCGCGACGCCCCCGACTTCACCGGGCGCGCGGACCGGCTCGCCGCCGTGCTCGCCGCACTGGAGGGCCACCGGGTGGTGGCCGTCGACGGCATGGCGGGCGTCGGCAAGACCTGCCTGGCGGTGCACGCCGCGCACGGGCTCGCCGCCGACTACCCGGACGCCCAGCTCTACGTGGACCTGCACGGGTTCACCGAGGGCCGCGAACCGCTCGATCCGGACTCCGCTCTGCGGATGCTGCTCGGCGCGCTCGACGTCCCGTCCGAGCGGGTCCCGCAGGAGGGCCTCGAACAGCTGGCCGCCTGCTGGCGCTCCGAACTGGCCGGGCGGCGGGCCGTCGTGGTCCTCGACAACGTCGCCGACGCCGACCAGGTCCGTCCGCTGCTGCCCGGCGCGGGCCCCTCGGTCGTCCTGATCACCAGCCGCAACCGGCTCGTGGGCCTGGACGAGGTGCCCCCGGTCTCGCTGGACGTGCTGAGCCCCGAGGAGAGCGCGCAGCTGCTGGCCCGCGCCAGCGGCGACGCCGGCGGCCCGGGCGGCCGGCTCGCCCGTGAACCGGAGTCCGCCGCCGAGGTGCTCAGGCTGTGCGGACACCTCCCGCTGGCCCTCCGGCTGGCCGCGGCCCGGCTGCGGCACCGGCCGGGCTGGACCGTGGGCATCCTCGTCGAGCGCCTCGCGCAGGGCGCGAGCGAGTTCGACACCGCGTTCGCCATGTCCGTACGGCAGTTGGACCGGGCCCACGCGCGGCTGTTCCGGATGCTGGGGCTGCTGCCCGGGGGATCCTTCGACGAGTACCTGGCGGCGGCCCTGGCGGACGTGCCGGTGCGCGCCGCCCGGGAGATGCTGGAGGACCTGGTCGACGCGCACCTGGTCCAGCAGCCGACGGCCGACCGCTACCGGCTGCACGACCTGGTGCACCAGCACGCCCGCCAGGCCTGCGCGGAGCAGGACCCGCCGGCCGAGCGCGAGCGGGCGCTGGGCCGCTTCCTCGACTACTACGTGCACGCGGCGGCCGCCGCGGACGCCGCGATGCCGGTCCTGTCGCCCGGCCGGGAGCCCTCGGCGGGCCGGCCCCCGGCCGAGCTCCCGCCGTTCGCGGACAGGCACGCGGCGCTGGCCTGGTTCGTCGCCGAGTACGAGAACCTGATCGCCGTCTTCGAGACCGCGGACGCCGTCGGAGCCGATGTGCACGTGTGCGAACTGCCGCGGTTCCTGCGGGCCTACTTCGCCCGGCGCTGCGGTACGACGCACCTCAACCACCTCTTCGAGCGGTCCCTGGCCGCCGCGCAGCGCCTGGACGAACCGCTGCGGCTGGCCGACGCGTACAGCGACCTGGGCTTCGCCCGCTACAACGCGGGCCGGATGGCGGAAGCCGGCGCCGCCTACGAGGCGGCCGGACTGCGGGCGTCCCAGGCGGGCGACACCCGCGCGCAGGCCGAACTGGCCGTGCGCCGCGGCTATCTGCGGTGGGAGGAGGGGAGCGCCGAGGAGCCGCTCGAACTCTTCGCCCTGGCCGGCACGTTGTACGAGGCGGCCGGATCCCCGGCGGGCGCGGCCCACGCGGCGGCGGCGGAGGCCTGGGCGCTGCTCCAACTGGGCCACCGCGAGCAGGCGGCGCGCCGAGCCCGGGAGGTGCTGGAGGTCCCCCACGCGGACCCCGCCTGGCCGCCCAGGCTGACGGCGCTGATCACCCTCGGCACGGCCATCGCCGGCGAGGCGCCGCAGGAGGCGGCGGAGCACCTGCACCGGGCGCTGGAACTGGCCCGCGAGGACGGGCACATGAACAACGAGGCGTGGTGCCTGAACTGCCAGGGCGTCGCGCTGCGCCGGATGGGCCGCTACGAGGAGGCGCTGACCAGCCACCGGGAGGCCTTCGCGCTGCTGGACGCGTTGTTCGAGGAGCACTGGAAGATCCGGTTCCTCAACGGCTACGCCGAGACCTGCCGGCTCGCGGGCCTGCCCGAGGAGGCCCTGCGGCTGCACCGGCAGGCGCTGGAGCTGGCCCCGAGGCTGGGGTACCGGCACGAGGAGGTGCTGGCCCACGAGGGGATCGCGGTCGTACTCGACGGGTCGGATCCGGCCTCGGCCGCCGAGCACCGCGCGGCGGGCCGGGCCGTCCTGCGGGAGCTCGCCCCCGAAGCCCGCTGA
- a CDS encoding carboxymuconolactone decarboxylase family protein: MQSRMQNPAVVLSDAMQPIQALMKAAQSGGVDGQTLELVHLRISQINGCSACVDGGAKTARRSGVSDERLAAVAAWREAPYFTDEERAALTLAEAATRLADRPDAVSDEVWDTAATYFDEKQLAALVLMIGVTNLFNRLNATTRQIAGAWG; this comes from the coding sequence ATGCAGTCTCGTATGCAGAACCCCGCCGTCGTACTGTCCGACGCGATGCAGCCCATCCAGGCCCTCATGAAGGCCGCGCAGTCCGGCGGGGTGGACGGCCAGACGCTGGAGCTGGTGCACCTGCGGATCAGCCAGATCAACGGCTGCAGCGCCTGTGTCGACGGCGGCGCCAAGACGGCCCGCCGGTCCGGAGTGAGCGACGAGCGGCTGGCCGCGGTCGCCGCCTGGCGCGAGGCCCCGTACTTCACCGACGAGGAGCGGGCGGCCCTCACGCTGGCCGAGGCCGCGACGCGGCTGGCCGACCGTCCCGACGCCGTGAGCGACGAGGTCTGGGACACGGCCGCCACCTACTTCGACGAGAAGCAGCTGGCCGCGCTCGTGCTGATGATCGGCGTCACCAACCTGTTCAACCGGCTCAACGCCACGACCCGCCAGATCGCCGGCGCCTGGGGGTGA
- a CDS encoding DUF1801 domain-containing protein, which translates to MTNTQQSAKTTTAAGTPARTGYEGFTAEERDAMKEHARELKAAARRGSRADKAAEEEASVVAKIAEMRDSDRALAERVHALVKESAPQLAPKLWYGMPAYARDGKVVCFFQSAEKFKARYATLGFSDQAQLDDGPMWATSYALTRLTEADEARIATLLKQSTA; encoded by the coding sequence ATGACGAACACGCAGCAGTCCGCCAAGACCACCACCGCGGCGGGCACGCCGGCCCGCACGGGCTACGAGGGGTTCACGGCCGAGGAGCGGGATGCGATGAAGGAGCACGCCCGGGAGCTGAAGGCCGCCGCGCGCCGGGGATCGCGCGCCGACAAGGCGGCGGAGGAGGAGGCCTCCGTGGTCGCGAAGATCGCCGAGATGCGGGACTCGGACCGGGCGTTGGCCGAGCGGGTCCACGCGCTGGTCAAGGAGAGCGCGCCGCAGCTCGCGCCGAAGCTCTGGTACGGGATGCCCGCGTACGCCAGGGACGGCAAGGTGGTCTGCTTCTTCCAGAGCGCGGAGAAGTTCAAGGCGCGCTACGCGACGCTCGGATTCAGCGACCAGGCGCAGCTGGACGACGGCCCGATGTGGGCGACCTCCTACGCCCTGACGCGGCTCACCGAGGCCGACGAGGCCCGGATCGCCACCCTGCTGAAGCAGTCGACGGCCTGA
- a CDS encoding TIGR03842 family LLM class F420-dependent oxidoreductase, protein MDFGLVLQTDPPASQVISLMKRAERNGFRYGWTFDSAVLWQEPFVIYSQILANTQRLHVGPMVTNPGTRTWEVTASTFATLNDMYGNRTVCGIGRGDSAMRVAGRAPNTLARLGEAIDVIRDLAEGREAQVDGNPLRIPWITDGKLPVWMAAYGPKALALAGQKADGFILQLADPYLTEWMVKSVREAASAAGRDPDSITICVAAPAYVSEDVAHARDQCRWFGGMVGNHVADLVSRYGEHSSMVPDELTEYVKSREGYDYSHHGRAGNPSADFVPDEIVDRFCLLGPPEAHIEKLRALEALGVDQFAVYAMHDAREAVIDTYGTQIIPALNG, encoded by the coding sequence ATGGACTTCGGCCTCGTCCTCCAGACCGACCCGCCGGCCTCCCAGGTCATCAGCCTCATGAAGCGTGCCGAACGCAACGGCTTCCGCTACGGCTGGACCTTCGACTCGGCGGTCCTGTGGCAGGAGCCCTTCGTCATCTACAGCCAGATCCTGGCCAATACGCAGCGCCTGCACGTGGGTCCGATGGTCACCAATCCGGGCACCCGCACCTGGGAGGTCACCGCCTCCACCTTCGCCACCCTCAACGACATGTACGGCAACCGCACCGTCTGCGGGATCGGCCGCGGCGACTCGGCGATGCGCGTCGCCGGCCGGGCCCCCAACACCCTGGCCCGGCTCGGCGAGGCCATCGACGTCATCCGTGACCTGGCCGAGGGCCGCGAGGCCCAGGTGGACGGCAACCCCCTCCGCATCCCCTGGATCACGGACGGGAAGCTCCCGGTCTGGATGGCGGCGTACGGCCCGAAAGCCCTGGCCCTTGCAGGCCAGAAGGCGGACGGGTTCATCCTCCAGCTCGCCGACCCCTACCTCACGGAGTGGATGGTCAAGTCGGTCCGCGAGGCCGCTTCGGCGGCGGGCCGGGACCCGGACTCGATCACGATCTGCGTGGCGGCCCCCGCGTACGTCAGCGAGGACGTGGCCCACGCCCGCGACCAGTGCCGCTGGTTCGGCGGCATGGTCGGCAACCACGTGGCGGACCTGGTCTCCCGCTACGGCGAGCACTCCTCGATGGTCCCGGACGAGCTCACCGAGTACGTCAAGTCCCGTGAGGGCTACGACTACAGCCACCACGGCCGCGCCGGGAACCCCTCGGCCGACTTCGTCCCGGACGAGATCGTCGACCGCTTCTGCCTGCTCGGCCCGCCGGAGGCCCACATCGAGAAGCTGCGGGCCCTGGAGGCCCTGGGAGTGGACCAGTTCGCCGTCTACGCCATGCACGACGCCCGCGAGGCCGTCATCGACACCTACGGCACACAGATCATCCCGGCGTTGAACGGCTGA
- the hydA gene encoding dihydropyrimidinase, with product MSTRTLIRGGLVITAADELHADVLIEDGRVAALAAHGTAAAGTWTADRTIDAGGKYVIPGGVDAHTHMELPFGGTAASDTFETGTRAAAWGGTTTIVDFAVQTPGHALREGLDTWYAKADGQCAVDYAFHMILSDVNERTLKEMDHLVGEGITSFKLFMAYPGVFYSDDGQILRAMQRASGNGGLIMMHAENGIAIDVLVEQALARGETDPRHHGEVRKVLLEAEATHRAIQLARVAGSPLYVVHVSAEEAVAELALARDKGLPVFGETCPQYLFLSTDNLEEPDFQGAKYVCSTPLRPREHQAALWRGLRTNDLQVVSTDHCPFCFRGQKELGRGDFSKIPNGLPGVENRMDLLHQAVLDGHISRRRWIEIACATPARMFGLYPQKGTIAPGSDADIVLYDPHAEQVISAETHHMNVDYSAYEGKRITGRVDTVLSRGELVIDRREFTGRAGHGAFIPRSTCQYL from the coding sequence ATGAGCACCCGCACCCTGATCCGAGGCGGCCTCGTCATCACGGCCGCCGACGAACTCCACGCCGACGTGCTGATCGAGGACGGCCGCGTCGCCGCGCTCGCGGCGCACGGCACCGCGGCCGCCGGGACGTGGACGGCCGACCGCACGATCGACGCGGGCGGGAAGTACGTCATCCCCGGCGGGGTCGACGCGCACACCCACATGGAGCTGCCCTTCGGAGGCACCGCGGCCTCCGACACCTTCGAGACCGGGACCCGGGCCGCGGCCTGGGGCGGCACCACCACCATCGTGGACTTCGCCGTGCAGACGCCGGGCCACGCCCTGCGCGAGGGCCTCGACACCTGGTACGCCAAGGCCGACGGCCAGTGCGCCGTCGACTACGCCTTCCACATGATCCTCTCGGACGTCAACGAGCGGACCCTGAAGGAGATGGACCACCTGGTGGGGGAGGGCATCACCTCCTTCAAGCTGTTCATGGCCTATCCCGGGGTCTTCTACAGCGACGACGGGCAGATCCTGCGCGCGATGCAGCGGGCGTCGGGCAACGGCGGGCTGATCATGATGCACGCGGAGAACGGCATCGCGATCGACGTGCTCGTCGAACAGGCCCTGGCCCGCGGGGAGACGGACCCGCGCCACCACGGCGAGGTCCGCAAGGTGCTCCTCGAAGCCGAGGCCACCCACCGTGCCATCCAGCTCGCGAGGGTGGCCGGCTCCCCGCTGTACGTGGTCCACGTCTCGGCGGAGGAGGCGGTCGCGGAGCTGGCGCTGGCCCGGGACAAGGGCCTGCCGGTCTTCGGTGAGACCTGTCCGCAGTACCTCTTCCTGTCCACCGACAACCTGGAGGAGCCCGACTTCCAGGGCGCCAAGTACGTCTGCTCCACCCCGCTGCGCCCCCGCGAACACCAGGCGGCGCTGTGGCGGGGCCTGCGGACGAACGACCTCCAGGTGGTCTCCACCGACCACTGCCCGTTCTGCTTCCGGGGCCAGAAGGAGCTGGGCCGCGGGGACTTCTCGAAGATCCCCAACGGGCTGCCGGGGGTGGAGAACCGCATGGACCTCCTCCACCAGGCCGTCCTGGACGGGCACATCAGCCGCCGCCGCTGGATCGAGATCGCCTGCGCGACCCCGGCCCGGATGTTCGGCCTCTACCCGCAGAAGGGCACCATCGCCCCGGGCTCGGACGCCGACATCGTCCTCTACGATCCGCACGCCGAGCAGGTCATCTCCGCCGAGACGCACCACATGAACGTGGACTACTCGGCGTACGAGGGCAAGCGGATCACCGGACGCGTCGACACGGTCCTGTCCCGGGGCGAACTCGTCATCGACCGGCGCGAGTTCACGGGCCGGGCCGGCCACGGGGCCTTCATCCCCCGCTCCACCTGTCAGTACTTGTAA